From a single Cyprinus carpio isolate SPL01 chromosome A3, ASM1834038v1, whole genome shotgun sequence genomic region:
- the LOC122137443 gene encoding serine protease 33-like: MTDSWLHLLVLMLTGLSACVAEVCGRPPLGKRIVGGVEASAGAWPWQVDIQMGANVHVCGGSIIAKSWVLSAAHCFPNPSDVSSYRLYMGRHLLNGYNQFEMVSQVQRVVVPEGYTNPQKGRDVALVKLRSPVTWSDRIQPVCLPYAGFQFSSGTLCYVTGWGHTHEGVSLTGVGALREVQLPIIDQSSCQSMYQILSSDSVTVDILSDMICAGYTEGGKDSCQGDSGGPLVCPGGNGTWIQAGVVSFGLGCAQKNRPGIYSRVSSFASLIRTTVPEAQFFGYAQRSESQTPLVLGLSFALILLYR, encoded by the exons ATGACTGATTCATGGCTACACCTCCTTGTCTTGATGTTAACAG GTCTGTCAGCGTGTGTGGCAGAAG TGTGCGGCAGGCCTCCGCTAGGGAAACGCATCGTGGGAGGAGTTGAAGCATCAGCAGGGGCGTGGCCATGGCAAGTGGACATTCAGATGGGAGCCAATGTCCATGTTTGCGGTGGATCCATAATTGCAAAAAGTTGGGTCCTCTCTGCTGCACACTGCTTTCCTAA CCCCTCAGACGTGTCTTCGTATCGCCTGTACATGGGACGCCATCTGCTCAATGGCTATAACCAGTTTGAGATGGTCAGTCAGGTGCAGCGAGTGGTTGTTCCAGAAGGATACACAAACCCTCAGAAGGGCAGAGATGTAGCCTTAGTGAAGCTGCGCTCTCCGGTCACCTGGTCAGACAGGATCCAGCCTGTGTGTCTGCCATATGCTGGTTTCCAGTTCAGCAGTGGAACCTTATGCTATGTGACCGGTTGGGGACACACACATGAGGGTG ttTCCCTCACCGGAGTCGGGGCGCTCCGGGAAGTGCAGCTGCCCATTATTGACCAGTCCTCCTGCCAGTCAATGTATCAGATTTTGTCATCTGATTCAGTAACAGTCGACATCCTCTCAGACATGATCTGTGCTGGATATACAGAGGGAGGCAAGGATTCCTGTCAG GGGGACTCTGGAGGCCCTCTGGTTTGTCCTGGTGGCAATGGGACTTGGATTCAAGCAGGGGTTGTAAGTTTTGGGCTTGGGTGTGCTCAGAAGAACCGACCGGGTATCTATTCCAGGGTCTCGAGCTTTGCAAGCCTCATCCGCACCACAGTTCCAGAAGCTCAATTTTTCGGTTATGCTCAAAGGAGTGAGAGTCAAACGCCTCTTGTTCTAGGCCTCTCTTTTGCATTAATACTTTTGTATAGATAG